One window of the Chryseobacterium camelliae genome contains the following:
- the nuoF gene encoding NADH-quinone oxidoreductase subunit NuoF, which yields MSKKLLLKDAHIEGIRYLETYRKQGGYTAAEKALKMTPDEILKEVKASGLRGRGGAGFPTGMKWSFLAKPEGVPRHLVVNADESEPGTFKDRYLMEFLPHVLIEGMLISSFCLGSNVSYIYIRGEYSWIPDILEEAIEEAKAAGFLGKNILGTGFDCEIYVQRGGGAYICGEETALLESLEGKRGNPRLKPPFPAVKGLWERPTVVNNVESIAAIVPIIDMGGAEYAKIGVGRSTGTKLISACGNINKPGVYEIDMTITVEEFIYSDEYCGGIPNGKRLKACIPGGSSVPIVPANLLLKTVNGEPRYMNYESLADGGFATGTMMGSGGFIVLDEDQCVVEHTMTLARFYNHESCGQCTPCREGTGWMYKILKKIENGQGKMEDIDLLWDIQRKIEGNTICPLGDAAAWPVAAAIRHFRDEFEWHVKNPELCLTQNYGLANYADPIPAPSV from the coding sequence ATGAGTAAAAAACTTTTACTTAAAGACGCACATATAGAGGGCATCCGCTACCTGGAAACCTACCGTAAGCAGGGAGGTTACACAGCCGCAGAAAAAGCCCTGAAAATGACACCTGATGAAATCCTGAAAGAAGTGAAAGCTTCAGGACTCAGAGGACGTGGAGGAGCCGGATTCCCGACCGGGATGAAATGGAGCTTCCTGGCCAAACCGGAAGGTGTTCCAAGACACCTGGTGGTGAATGCCGACGAATCTGAACCGGGAACATTCAAAGACCGTTACCTGATGGAATTCCTTCCTCATGTACTGATTGAAGGGATGCTGATCTCCTCATTCTGCCTGGGTTCCAACGTTTCTTACATTTACATACGCGGGGAATATTCATGGATCCCGGATATCCTTGAAGAAGCTATTGAAGAAGCTAAGGCAGCAGGGTTTTTAGGTAAAAATATCTTAGGGACCGGCTTCGACTGTGAAATTTATGTTCAGAGAGGAGGCGGAGCCTATATCTGCGGGGAAGAAACGGCATTGCTGGAATCCCTGGAAGGAAAAAGAGGAAACCCGAGACTGAAACCGCCATTCCCGGCTGTAAAAGGACTTTGGGAAAGGCCTACGGTTGTGAATAACGTAGAATCTATCGCCGCTATCGTTCCGATCATTGATATGGGAGGTGCGGAATATGCCAAAATTGGGGTAGGAAGATCCACCGGAACCAAGCTTATTTCCGCATGCGGGAATATCAACAAGCCTGGAGTGTATGAGATCGATATGACGATCACCGTAGAAGAATTCATTTATTCTGATGAATACTGCGGCGGGATCCCGAACGGGAAAAGGCTGAAAGCCTGTATTCCGGGAGGAAGCTCCGTACCGATCGTGCCGGCAAACCTCTTGCTGAAAACCGTAAACGGAGAACCGAGATATATGAACTATGAGTCATTGGCAGACGGAGGCTTTGCTACCGGAACCATGATGGGCTCAGGAGGATTCATCGTGCTGGATGAAGACCAGTGCGTTGTGGAACATACCATGACTTTAGCGAGATTTTACAATCACGAAAGTTGCGGACAATGTACGCCATGCCGTGAAGGTACAGGATGGATGTACAAAATTTTAAAGAAAATTGAAAACGGGCAGGGGAAAATGGAAGACATCGACCTTCTTTGGGACATCCAGAGAAAGATTGAAGGAAATACCATTTGTCCATTAGGGGATGCTGCAGCCTGGCCTGTTGCTGCGGCGATACGTCATTTCAGGGATGAATTTGAATGGCATGTGAAAAATCCGGAATTGTGTTTAACACAAAACTACGGACTGGCTAATTATGCCGATCCTATTCCGGCGCCTTCAGTATAA
- the nuoE gene encoding complex I 24 kDa subunit family protein produces the protein MSETIAFKPESLAQVHKIIARYPEGRQKSALLPVLHLAQKEFGGWLDVPVMDYVAGLLDIQPIEVYEVATFYTMFNMKPVGKYVLEVCRTGPCMVCGSEKILNHIRTKLNIKDGETTADGMFTLKPAECLGACGYAPMMQLGKFYHENLTIEKVDEILDLCREGQVALD, from the coding sequence GTGAGCGAAACAATAGCTTTTAAACCGGAAAGTTTAGCACAGGTACACAAAATTATCGCACGATACCCGGAAGGAAGACAGAAGTCTGCCCTTCTTCCTGTTCTTCATCTGGCCCAGAAAGAATTCGGAGGATGGTTAGATGTTCCGGTAATGGATTATGTTGCAGGATTGCTGGATATCCAGCCGATTGAAGTATATGAGGTAGCTACTTTCTATACCATGTTCAACATGAAACCGGTAGGAAAATATGTCCTGGAAGTTTGCAGAACGGGGCCATGCATGGTATGCGGAAGCGAAAAGATCTTAAACCATATCAGGACAAAGCTGAACATCAAGGACGGAGAGACTACCGCAGACGGAATGTTCACCCTGAAACCGGCGGAGTGCCTGGGCGCGTGCGGTTATGCACCGATGATGCAGCTGGGAAAATTTTATCACGAAAACCTAACGATAGAAAAAGTAGACGAAATCCTTGATCTTTGCAGAGAAGGACAGGTTGCTTTAGACTAA
- the nuoD gene encoding NADH dehydrogenase (quinone) subunit D encodes MKDNSLSNILNQYESKEQIDGQLYTLNLGPTHPATHGIFQNVLTMDGERILHAEQTVGYIHRAFEKISERRNYAQITTLTDRMNYCSAPINNLGWHMTVEKLIGVEVPKRVDYMRVILMELARIGDHLICNGVTGMDSGAITGLTYMFVERERIYDMYEQICGARMTTNMGRIGGFERDFTPKFHELIKDFLKTFPPRFQEFCNLLERNRIFMDRTIGAGSISAERALSYGFTGPNLRAAGVDYDVRVAQPYSSYQDFDFIIPVGTAGDTYDRFMVRQQEIWESIKIIKQAYENLPEGPFHADVPDFYLPEKADVYQKMESLIYHFKIVMGETDVPKGEVYHAVEGGNGELGFYLVSDGGRSPYRLHFRRPCFIYYQAYPEMITGSVISDAIVTMCSMNIIAGELDA; translated from the coding sequence ATGAAAGATAACTCATTATCTAATATACTTAACCAATACGAAAGTAAAGAACAGATTGACGGGCAGCTGTATACCCTTAACCTGGGACCTACCCATCCTGCTACTCACGGGATCTTCCAGAACGTCCTTACCATGGACGGAGAAAGAATACTTCATGCTGAGCAGACGGTAGGATATATCCACCGGGCATTCGAAAAGATTTCCGAAAGAAGGAATTATGCCCAGATTACTACACTTACAGACCGTATGAACTACTGCTCTGCCCCTATTAACAACCTTGGTTGGCATATGACGGTAGAAAAGCTGATTGGCGTTGAAGTTCCTAAACGGGTGGATTACATGCGTGTCATCCTGATGGAGCTGGCCAGGATCGGTGATCACCTGATCTGTAACGGGGTAACCGGAATGGACTCCGGAGCGATTACCGGACTTACCTACATGTTCGTGGAAAGAGAGCGTATCTATGATATGTATGAGCAGATCTGCGGAGCAAGGATGACGACCAATATGGGAAGAATCGGAGGTTTTGAAAGGGATTTCACCCCGAAATTCCATGAGCTGATCAAAGATTTCCTTAAGACATTCCCTCCGAGATTCCAGGAATTCTGCAATCTTCTGGAAAGAAACAGGATTTTTATGGACAGGACCATCGGAGCCGGATCTATATCTGCTGAAAGAGCATTAAGCTATGGATTTACAGGCCCTAACCTTCGTGCCGCAGGGGTGGATTATGATGTGAGAGTAGCACAACCGTATTCATCTTACCAGGATTTCGATTTTATCATCCCGGTAGGAACTGCAGGAGATACTTATGACCGCTTCATGGTGCGCCAGCAGGAAATCTGGGAATCCATCAAAATCATCAAGCAGGCTTATGAGAACCTTCCTGAAGGTCCGTTCCATGCTGATGTTCCTGATTTTTACCTTCCTGAAAAGGCGGATGTATACCAGAAAATGGAATCCCTGATCTACCACTTCAAAATTGTAATGGGAGAAACTGATGTTCCTAAAGGAGAAGTATACCATGCCGTGGAAGGTGGAAACGGAGAATTAGGATTCTACCTGGTGAGTGACGGAGGCAGAAGCCCTTACCGGCTTCACTTCAGAAGACCGTGCTTCATTTATTACCAGGCGTATCCTGAAATGATCACAGGTTCTGTGATTTCCGATGCCATCGTAACCATGTGTAGTATGAACATCATCGCGGGAGAATTAGACGCATAA
- a CDS encoding NADH-quinone oxidoreductase subunit C, which translates to MTNEFVLEAITREFPESVISSSEPYGMLTIEVKKEDLKKIIHYLKDSSLEINFLTDICGIHYPEFPEREMGVVYHLHNMMTNFRIRLKIFMTRDNVEVDSLTELYAGANWMERETYDFFGIKFKGHPDLRPILNMEDLGYHPMLKEYRLEDGTRTDKNDSMFGR; encoded by the coding sequence ATGACCAACGAATTTGTATTAGAAGCGATTACCAGAGAATTTCCGGAGTCTGTAATTTCAAGTTCAGAACCCTACGGGATGCTGACTATTGAAGTAAAGAAAGAGGATCTTAAAAAAATCATCCATTACCTGAAAGATTCTTCACTGGAAATTAATTTCCTTACGGACATCTGCGGGATCCATTATCCTGAATTCCCGGAAAGGGAAATGGGTGTAGTATACCACCTGCACAATATGATGACGAATTTCAGGATCAGGCTGAAAATTTTCATGACCAGGGACAATGTTGAAGTGGATTCTCTTACGGAACTGTATGCCGGAGCCAACTGGATGGAGCGGGAAACCTATGATTTCTTCGGCATCAAATTTAAAGGCCATCCGGACCTGAGACCGATCCTGAATATGGAAGACCTGGGATACCACCCGATGCTGAAGGAATACAGGCTGGAAGATGGTACCAGGACAGACAAGAATGACAGTATGTTCGGAAGATAA
- a CDS encoding NADH-quinone oxidoreductase subunit B encodes MSDKKPVIITDAPAPEGYEGEGFFATKLSSVIGMARKFSLWPLPFATSCCGIEFMATLNPTYDASRFGMERNSFSPRQADMLMVCGTIAKKLGPVLKEVYTQMAEPKWVVAVGACACSGGIFDTYSVLQGIDKIIPVDVYVPGCPPRPEQIIEGVMQVQALAESESIRRRDMPEYQKLLDSYNISN; translated from the coding sequence ATGTCAGATAAAAAACCAGTAATAATAACAGATGCTCCTGCTCCGGAAGGATATGAAGGAGAAGGCTTTTTTGCAACGAAACTGAGCAGCGTTATCGGGATGGCAAGGAAATTTTCCCTTTGGCCGCTTCCGTTTGCTACTTCATGTTGCGGAATTGAATTTATGGCGACCCTTAACCCGACTTATGATGCGTCAAGGTTTGGGATGGAGAGAAACTCTTTCTCCCCGAGACAGGCAGATATGCTGATGGTGTGCGGAACGATAGCCAAAAAGCTGGGTCCCGTTCTTAAAGAAGTATATACCCAGATGGCTGAGCCGAAATGGGTAGTGGCCGTAGGTGCCTGTGCATGCAGCGGCGGTATTTTCGATACCTATTCCGTATTACAGGGAATTGACAAGATTATTCCTGTTGACGTATATGTTCCAGGATGTCCTCCGAGACCGGAACAGATCATAGAAGGCGTGATGCAGGTTCAGGCCCTGGCCGAAAGCGAAAGCATCAGAAGAAGAGACATGCCTGAATACCAGAAGCTATTGGATTCTTATAACATAAGCAACTAA
- a CDS encoding NADH-quinone oxidoreductase subunit A — MNLPESYIPILIQAGVAIGFVAISLLGAHFLGPKQKKGNSVKNQSWECGVAVEGNARTPFSIKYFLTAVLFVLFDIEIVFFYPYAVNFREFGMQGFLAVLTFVAIFFVAFFYVWKRGALDWDK, encoded by the coding sequence ATGAATTTACCTGAAAGTTATATTCCGATCCTTATACAAGCGGGTGTTGCTATTGGTTTCGTAGCCATTTCACTGCTTGGCGCACATTTTCTGGGCCCTAAACAAAAAAAGGGAAATTCCGTAAAAAACCAGAGCTGGGAATGTGGGGTTGCCGTAGAGGGGAACGCCCGTACTCCATTCTCAATTAAGTATTTCCTAACCGCAGTACTGTTTGTACTTTTCGATATTGAAATCGTATTCTTTTATCCTTATGCCGTTAACTTCAGAGAATTCGGTATGCAGGGGTTTTTAGCGGTGCTTACTTTCGTGGCTATTTTCTTCGTAGCTTTTTTCTACGTATGGAAACGCGGCGCATTAGATTGGGATAAGTAA
- a CDS encoding GNAT family N-acetyltransferase, which produces MSKVSVVEVKTADQLKKFVHFPMDLYKDNPYYVPSFINDEINIWNAAENPALAYSEARQFLAYRDNSIVGRIAVIINHKEEKELGIRKVRFGWIDFIDDEEVSAALIHTATDYAREKGIDTIEGPMGFTNLDKAGMLTMGFDRLATMIGIYNHDYYPKHLEKLGLTKEKEWVEFELIFPEVLPEKIVKFNELIAQKYKLKVLRFKNKEEIIRYVDPMFDLLDETYKHLSTYTPISDEQRKTYKEKYFKLIDKDFIVCIADAQDNLVSFAITMPSYSKALQKSKGRLLPFGWWHFLRAGKKNDRANFYLIGIHPDYQRRGVTSMIFKEIFDTFKKKGVRFLETNPELEENKSIQVLWQDYNPVNHKRRRTYSMKIG; this is translated from the coding sequence ATGTCTAAAGTCTCAGTGGTTGAAGTAAAAACAGCGGATCAGCTGAAGAAATTCGTGCATTTCCCTATGGATCTGTACAAAGACAATCCTTATTATGTACCTTCTTTCATCAATGATGAGATCAATATCTGGAATGCAGCGGAAAACCCGGCACTGGCTTATTCTGAAGCCCGGCAATTCCTCGCATACAGGGACAACAGCATCGTGGGAAGAATTGCCGTTATCATCAACCATAAAGAGGAAAAAGAACTGGGCATCAGAAAAGTACGGTTCGGCTGGATTGATTTTATTGATGATGAAGAGGTTTCTGCAGCACTCATCCATACTGCAACAGATTACGCCCGTGAAAAAGGCATTGATACCATTGAGGGACCTATGGGATTCACCAATCTTGACAAAGCGGGCATGCTTACGATGGGATTTGACAGGCTGGCAACGATGATCGGGATTTATAATCATGACTATTACCCTAAGCACCTGGAAAAACTGGGCTTGACCAAAGAAAAGGAATGGGTGGAGTTTGAACTGATATTCCCGGAAGTACTTCCTGAAAAAATAGTTAAGTTCAATGAGCTGATCGCCCAGAAATATAAGCTAAAGGTGTTAAGATTTAAAAATAAAGAAGAAATCATCCGGTATGTAGACCCGATGTTTGACCTTCTGGACGAAACCTACAAACACCTTTCGACCTATACGCCGATTTCAGATGAGCAAAGGAAAACATACAAGGAAAAGTATTTTAAACTCATCGATAAGGACTTCATCGTCTGCATTGCGGATGCCCAGGATAACCTGGTTTCGTTTGCGATCACCATGCCTTCCTATTCCAAAGCCTTACAGAAATCAAAAGGCAGACTGTTACCGTTCGGATGGTGGCACTTTTTAAGGGCCGGAAAAAAGAATGACCGGGCCAATTTTTACCTGATCGGCATTCATCCGGATTACCAGCGGAGAGGGGTAACTTCCATGATTTTTAAGGAAATCTTCGATACCTTCAAGAAAAAGGGAGTCAGATTCCTGGAAACCAATCCGGAACTGGAGGAAAATAAAAGCATCCAGGTGCTGTGGCAGGATTACAATCCGGTCAACCACAAAAGAAGAAGAACGTATTCTATGAAGATCGGGTAA
- a CDS encoding zinc metallopeptidase, whose protein sequence is MTGYYIIIIISMLVSWYVSWKLKSKFEHYSNVHLRNGLSGKEVAEKMLKDNGINDVQVISVPGQLTDHYNPADKTVNLSEGVYMQRNAAAAAVAAHECGHAVQHAVGYSMLQLRSKLVPVVQISSNLMQYVILAGLVIMASTRSFENPNGNTTVLAIGVIMFAFTTLFAFITLPVEYDASNRAMKWLKDTGTVTQEEFIGVKDSLKWAARTYVVAAIGSLAQLLYWGSLLLGGRRD, encoded by the coding sequence ATGACAGGTTATTATATCATTATCATTATTTCGATGCTCGTCAGTTGGTATGTTTCGTGGAAGCTTAAGTCGAAATTTGAACATTATTCTAACGTGCATCTTAGAAACGGGCTTTCCGGTAAGGAAGTCGCGGAGAAAATGCTGAAGGACAACGGGATCAATGACGTTCAGGTTATTTCGGTTCCGGGACAATTGACAGATCATTACAATCCGGCAGATAAGACCGTTAATCTTTCGGAAGGCGTATATATGCAGAGAAATGCTGCGGCTGCGGCTGTAGCTGCCCATGAATGCGGCCATGCCGTTCAACATGCCGTAGGATATTCTATGCTTCAGCTTCGTTCAAAGCTGGTACCGGTGGTGCAGATCAGTTCCAACCTGATGCAGTATGTGATCCTGGCCGGTCTGGTGATCATGGCTTCTACCAGGAGTTTTGAAAACCCGAACGGAAATACGACCGTATTGGCTATCGGAGTCATTATGTTTGCATTCACCACACTTTTTGCCTTCATTACGCTGCCGGTAGAATATGATGCCAGCAACAGAGCGATGAAGTGGCTGAAAGATACGGGAACAGTGACACAGGAAGAATTTATCGGAGTAAAAGACAGCCTTAAATGGGCCGCCCGTACTTATGTGGTTGCGGCCATCGGTTCCCTTGCACAGCTCCTGTATTGGGGTTCGTTGCTTCTCGGCGGAAGGAGAGATTAA
- a CDS encoding IMPACT family protein, which produces MAFELSTIEKPVDNILLKEKGSKFLGFACPVSNEQELKQALEAIRTEHPKATHHCYAFRIGLNGENYRANDDGEPSGSAGLPIYNQLLAHELTNVLVVIVRYYGGTKLGVSGLVKAYKESAKATLEEAGTMIRELETEIEIYFNFSQQNVIFTLLSKFDAKIIRFDAEERAAIAAKIKEKHKESVLEALSNLQAVEYTL; this is translated from the coding sequence ATGGCGTTTGAGCTTAGTACCATAGAAAAGCCTGTAGATAACATTTTACTGAAAGAAAAAGGAAGCAAGTTCTTAGGCTTTGCCTGTCCGGTAAGCAATGAACAGGAACTGAAGCAGGCACTGGAAGCCATCAGGACAGAACACCCCAAGGCTACCCATCACTGCTATGCGTTCAGGATCGGCCTGAATGGCGAAAATTACCGCGCCAATGACGACGGTGAACCTTCCGGAAGCGCCGGGCTACCCATTTATAACCAGCTCCTCGCCCATGAATTAACCAATGTCCTGGTAGTGATCGTACGGTATTATGGTGGGACCAAACTCGGGGTTTCAGGCCTTGTAAAAGCCTATAAAGAATCTGCCAAAGCTACACTGGAAGAGGCAGGAACAATGATCCGCGAACTGGAAACTGAAATAGAGATTTATTTCAATTTTAGCCAGCAGAATGTCATTTTCACCTTACTGTCTAAATTCGATGCGAAAATCATCCGTTTTGATGCGGAGGAAAGGGCTGCCATTGCAGCAAAGATCAAGGAAAAGCATAAAGAAAGCGTGCTGGAAGCTCTTTCGAATCTCCAGGCGGTAGAATATACCCTCTAA